The following is a genomic window from Aestuariirhabdus haliotis.
TCACCAACTCTGCGATGCGTTGTGCCGCTGCTTTATCGGGTGAAACAAAGCCACCATTGCGCAGTGGTCGGGCTTGAGATTCTGTTAAAGCTAACTCATCGCCGTAACTGACTTTTTTGCGACTATGAGTGGTTGGCTTAATGACGTAATATTTTTCGGTTTGCATTATCAACTCCTCAAATGCCTAGCGCGGAACGAACCGCAGATAACTGATCGACACCACCAATGGTGCGAACCATGTTGGGGATATCAATTTCATGAACAACGTCACCACCGTGGGTTAGCTTGTAATAGCGAAGCGCTAGCATGATCTTCAAGGTCGCTTTTTCACCGGGCTTCCAATTACCAGGATCCATTTCACGCACAATGCCCTGTAGATTAACCACCACGGCTGTTTGCGTTCCGTCATCTGAAATCACTGCACCACGTATCGTTAACGGCGTAAGCTGGCCGGGCGCCAAGCCAAATAGTTTCAACACATTTTTGTCAAAACGTGTGAGCGTGAATTCGCTTTCAAGCTTTTCCATACCCATCTCAACTTCGATAGGTGCATCCATTCCACCGTTGCGAAACTCCTCGGTTTTTAAAGTGAGTTTTGGCAGCGTGAGTTCTTCCACGTTTCCTGCGAAGCCTCGTCCGTCGACGAACAAGGCCATATTTTTCAAAATATCATCTAGCATGCTCGTCTCCTCTAGGCTGCATCAGGCAGAATTTCTACCAGATAATCATTCACTAAGTGACTTCTGAAAGTGATGTGTTCGGCGGGGTAAGGCGGCGTAAAATCAAAGTCGATATAGACCTTACCTTGAGCTATTTGATCGGGAGTATTCAATTCTGGATCAGCCCAAGCTTGACCATTAATGATCGCACCCACTGTTCGTAAGTGTCGCAAGTAGGCATTCACACCTTCGAGCACATCTTCGATATAGATTTTGGTAATGTTGCGATCCACGGCCCACATATGCGCACGAAGTAACGACTCATTGATCATGTCGGCTGTGCGTCGCACACTCAAAAAGGCCCATTTTGGATCGGCAGAACAACTTCGGTTCCCCCATAAGCGAAAGCCATCCTTTTGAATAATGGTGGCCACTTCATTTTCATTGAGGAAGTTTGCTCTGGCGTTGGTATCACCCAATGCAAAATCAACACTGCGCGCAGTGCCCATCAAACCGCGAATTTCACGATTGGATGGCGACCACCAAAATCCGCGTTCTGCATCCGATTTAGCAATGAGCCCTGCAACTCGAGCACTGGCTGGACGAACCACCTCGACGTTGTCTTCGGCATCCCAAACGCGAACCCAAGGATCAATTAGATACAGTCTTGGGCTACCAAACATTTGCCGGTAGTCGATGGCTTCTTCATCGTTGTAATTCGGTCCATCAGCAATCACAACGGCTCGTAGCCGCTCAGCGACAGAAAGAAGCTCGTTTGCTACTGCCGGGTGATGACTGAACTCAGGGGCGATCAAAATACGGGGCGTAACATGCACTTCATTTTCTGCCGCTAAGAAGGCTTGAATCCCCAGGTACTGCCCAGTCTCGTCGTCAATGCCGCCGATAATCTGGCCGACATTCGGCAACCACGGGCCTTCGAACTCTTCTTCAAAGCTTGGCCATTCTTCTTCGCCAAACCAATCCGGTACGCGAATTAGTACAATCATGGCACCAGTCTGATCGAAAATATCATCAATGGCTGCAGGCAAGGTGCCATCTCGACCAAGGCCCGCCGCTTCGCTGCGTTTGCCTGCAATTAATATGGGAGTGTGGTAGGGGAACTGGTCTTCGTCTGCATCAGGCGCTGTGCCAATAAGTCCGATCACAGATGAGCGAACGGTGCGAATTGGTCGAGGTCCAGAGTCGATTTCAACGACTTCGACCCCATGTAAAAATTGTTCAGGCATTTGGGACAACCTCAATGTGATGTAAAAATAAAAAGCATAAATACCAATCTTCTTGATTGGTGATTGGTACTTCATGCTCTGTGTCGAGTGAAAATAAGTAAGCGTCGCCTGCAGTATTCGTAAGCGCTTGAGGCTTCCCATCTTGCCAAAGAGTGAATTTCCCACTGCTATTGAGCGGAATCGACAAGCAGTTAAACAGCCCTTTACTTGCCTTAAAGCGATCTAACTGCCCACCTTCAGGAAAGTGCAACAACCAAATTTCGTTTGAATTTTCCATTAAATTATTTGGCAATAGATCATCGATTAAGGCTCTTAGTGATGCAGGCATTCGCCAATACTTTAAGAATCGATAGTTGGATAAAACTTGATTACCTCTAGTGCCCATTCGGCGCCAAACACCTTCACTCTTTCGAAACACATCGGTGTTTTCCTGAGACGCAGACAATAGCTTCCCGCACTGCTCAGGTGAGAGCAGCGAACTGATGGTCTTACTCATGTTGAATTACCTATAAAGAAAAACGATGACGTAGCGTTCAGATAGAGCACTTGGAACCGAGTGAACTAGCTGCATTTGATTAAAGCGAATCAGCTGACCTGATTTATCCAAAATGGATTGCGGCTTTTCAAGATCATTGTTTTCGTACCAACGAAACTCACCGCTATTACTTTGCATACACAGGAGTGAGACTGCCAGATACCCTTCGTTATCAATATGCGGAGGCATACCCCCTCCTAGGAGGGTTCTGTTAACCACCCAATCTTCACATTCATACCCTGGAATGATTGGTTCGATTGCATCGACAGCCAAACGAATTACTTCAGGAAATGACTCTCTACCACATGAGAAGTAATGACCAACTTCACCATTCAGACCTAAGTTAGGTTTATGCCTACTTCGGTCACGCCAGTATGCTTCATCTAACGATGTAATCATTTGCCGAATAGTGTGAGCTTGCTGCTCACCTAAGTGTGGTTCAACACTGATCATTGCGGCGTACCAGGGTGAGGTGCACGACCTATAACCTCGTGAAGCCCACCTTCAAGCTGTGCATTTAATACGGAGCGTTCGGTTGCTTTATCACGGTACTCATAACCATTTTGAGTAAGATACGCCTGCTTGTAGCGTTCATTGTTAGCCACAGTATCGTCGATGTATTTACGCATTCGACGATACTCAGTCAAAAGTGCCTCGTCTAATGCCGACTTTTCAATCAGCATATCTAAAAGCTGATAAACAATATTGAGCTGATGATAATAGCGATATTCTCGAAAAACCTTATCCTGGCAATCAGCATCCAGCTCGGTCTCCGTAATAACCGTGGTCTGATTTGCAATCGGAATCACTGAACCATCGCCATAGTTCCCTTCCCAAATCTCTTTATCGAGATCCATTTCGACGGTCTTATATT
Proteins encoded in this region:
- a CDS encoding phage major tail tube protein: MLDDILKNMALFVDGRGFAGNVEELTLPKLTLKTEEFRNGGMDAPIEVEMGMEKLESEFTLTRFDKNVLKLFGLAPGQLTPLTIRGAVISDDGTQTAVVVNLQGIVREMDPGNWKPGEKATLKIMLALRYYKLTHGGDVVHEIDIPNMVRTIGGVDQLSAVRSALGI
- a CDS encoding phage tail sheath subtilisin-like domain-containing protein, which gives rise to MKYQSPIKKIGIYAFYFYITLRLSQMPEQFLHGVEVVEIDSGPRPIRTVRSSVIGLIGTAPDADEDQFPYHTPILIAGKRSEAAGLGRDGTLPAAIDDIFDQTGAMIVLIRVPDWFGEEEWPSFEEEFEGPWLPNVGQIIGGIDDETGQYLGIQAFLAAENEVHVTPRILIAPEFSHHPAVANELLSVAERLRAVVIADGPNYNDEEAIDYRQMFGSPRLYLIDPWVRVWDAEDNVEVVRPASARVAGLIAKSDAERGFWWSPSNREIRGLMGTARSVDFALGDTNARANFLNENEVATIIQKDGFRLWGNRSCSADPKWAFLSVRRTADMINESLLRAHMWAVDRNITKIYIEDVLEGVNAYLRHLRTVGAIINGQAWADPELNTPDQIAQGKVYIDFDFTPPYPAEHITFRSHLVNDYLVEILPDAA